A window of Loxodonta africana isolate mLoxAfr1 chromosome 3, mLoxAfr1.hap2, whole genome shotgun sequence genomic DNA:
GCAGCTGGAAGAATAACATGGTCCCAGAGATGGAGTGGAAATCAAGGAACTTCCTCCCCAACATGAATATTGACACATGGTCTCCAAGAAGATTCTAGCCTTCTGATAGCTTTCTCTGACATTCTCATGTCTAGAGAGTTCATATAATTCAGATAAGCATTCTTGATATTAATTTTCTGCCATATGCTCAGGGTAGGGATTGCTAAATTCATTGAATAAGAATACAGGACACCCATTTAAATGTGAATTTCAgataatactttttatttttaatataactatgtcccatgcaatattgcATGTCACATGTAATATTTATACTAAAtaatattcattgtttatctgaagcTTAACTGGGTGTCCTGAATTTTGTCTGGTTCAAGGGCTCTTTCAATTTGTTTatgtagaattttaaaaaaaattttattgtgctttaagtgaaagtttacaaatcgattcagtctctcatacaaaaatttatatacaccttgctatatactcctagttgctctccccctaatgagacagcacactctttccctccactctattttcatgtccattcagccagtttctgaccctccctcgccctctcatctccccttcagacaggagttgcccacatagtctcatgtgtctacttgatccaagaagctcactcttcaccagtagcattttctatcccacagcccagtccaatccctgtctgaagagtcggctttgggaatggttcctgtcttgggctaacggaaggcttggggaccatgacctctggcgtCCTTCTagtccagtcagaccattaagtctggtctttttgcgaaaatttgaggtctgcatctcattgCTCCCCTGCTTCTGAgggctttctgttgtgttccctgtcaggacagtcattggttgtagccaggcaccatctagttcttccggtctgaGGCTCATATAAGCTCTGGTGtttgtgaccctttctgtctcttgggcttataattaccttgtgtctttggtggtcttcattctcctttgctccaggtgggttgagaacaattggtgcatcttagatggctgcttgctagcatttaagacccccgaAGGGAAATGGCCATTTCTTGAACGGgtaatttttccaaagaaactCTGACTCAACCAGTTATGACATTTTATCTTATCTCTCTCATCAAACATCActtctcttctctcttctataaATTAAAGATTGCTGTTAGATTTCGTACATCCAGTAATTTATCTATTACCTGTTTAAAGAAAATCTACTATAAGGGAAGTATTGTTTCGTTCCTAAAGTGTTTGGGTTTTTCTATATATTCCCTAAGCATTTTTCCTCCAAATGGAAATttactgatttttaaatatttattgaatacactGCCAACTTACTGATAGCACTTAAAAGTTCTATTTTTATGTTATTTCTCCTCAGTGTCCTCAACATCATCTGTAAatagtaaaattatttttgaggTTTTAATACTCAGACTTATTTCATTTCTCATCTTAAGTGATACAGGAGAATGACTAAAGTGGAATTAGATTTCCTTGGCTTATTTATGAATTTAGCACaaatattttagtgttttaataGAGATTATCCTGTTGGCTGTGGTTTAAAAACAGCCATTCTATATTGGGTTAAGGGAATGGTGAGAAAACAAAGTCACAGCCTCTGACACACAAGTAAACATAAAAGTACCCATGTAAGAGACACATCAATGAGTAGTTCTGCATGCTCTATTTGTGGGAGTCATAAGCTCAGTCCTTCCTATCTGTCATTCTGTGTTCTTCATCTCACTGGTCTCTCAAATCCCTTCCGTTACCAAGCTCACTGCCCCACAGGGAATTAACCTTCTATTCTCTCAGTCTATTGTGCTTTCCCTTTTCTTACTTCCTATGAATAACAATTACCTATTCTTCCTCTGTCAATTCAAAGAATCCTATTTCAGAGAAAATCTTTTCTActcataggaaaaaaagaaaaaaaaatttttttttaactcatagaCCCAGACTAAATTATATAcccacaatgttttttttttctctttttaattaatttccaTATTTTATGCATGAAtaatactatttttcttttttggaaatttTCAAATCTTAAGTTTGACttaagtttggaaaccctggtggcgtagtggttaagtactaaggctgctgaccaaagggtcagcagttcgaatttgccaggcgctccttggaaactccatggggcagttctactctgtcctatagggtctccatgaattggaatcaactcgaaggcactgggtttggttttggttttttaagtttGACTTTTTGACTTAAGTTTAAATTTTCATATCTTAAGTTtgacttttagttttctttggtaTAATTGCTGTATAGAAGTTTTTGATATTTTAATCTAGTTTATCCATCCTATACTTTGTAATAAACTCCACTGATTTTAGTGCAACACATCCTTCTTCAAGAGGATGTACACATGAGTACACACATAGTTTGTATTTCATTTCAATGGGTGTGCTCGTCTATTTCCTCCTCTTATTTACAGAGTCCACTTGGCCTTTCCCCTTCTTGGAAGAAACCATTTGGCAGGTGGTTTCTGCAATAAGGAGCCATAGGGATCTTCACTAATTGGAAGAGCTGCATGGAGATCAAAAGAGGTAACAGACCTGTTTTGTTTATACTTATCACAATTCCATCCTTGCTTTATGGCTGCCATAGTTTAAAGGAGCTATTGATAAACGATGGACATGCAAGGCAGGTTTATTgtgatagtgaaaaaaaaaaaaaaacaacggaaGCTCACAATTATCAAGTGCCTGCTCTATATCACAGGCACACCACTAGAAAAATGAcatgcatcatctcatttaattcactCATCGATCTCATTATGTCGGGAATATTTAGCACTCTCATTTGAGAAGGTGGTATCTGCAGTtaagagagattaagtaattttctcATGGTCACATCAGATAGTAAGTTGGTAAAGCCAAAATTCTATTCTGGGCAGTATGATTCAAACCCTCATTTTTGAAATCACAGCTTTATACTGTAGCTTTGGAGAATTATGTATCTAAAATAGTTATCATAAAAAGAatagattaataataataatgaagaagccaagcccaagcccattgccgtcgataaaaaaaaaaaaaaaaaaaagataatagctATTACTAATTAGAAGCCCTGGTACCACAGTGGCTAAACACTCTAGTGTGAACCAGAAGGtaagcggtttgaatctaccagcaactccacaggaaaaagatgtggcagtcttcttccttaAGCATACCAGACCTGGAAACAtggtagggcagttctactttgtcttatagagttgtttttgttagaatcaactcaacggcaatgggtttggattttttggggggggcgggggttaTTTTTAAAACAGATCCTCCTGTTCACAAAGGCATTTCTAAACCTTGCAAAGAAGGTAATAGCAATaaccagattttttaaaaaacaaaaaaaataaggcaCAAAAAGTCAACTGTTACATCATTAGGATGTGACAGGTCACATTTAAGACATGGATTTTCAGCTCAGATGACCTTTAATCACTAACATAGAGTTACCAGAATGGAGGAGGCATGGAGATTATCAGGGAAAAGATCATACTTGGGAGTTCACATTACATGTTTCCAATTAGCTTGAAAATTGGTTTATGAGTATAGATTCAAATAGGATAATTAGAACCAGTGaatagaagctaaaaagagaaatttctgCTGAATTAAAGTGTCTGAATaattatatatgtttaaaatgaAAAGGGCTACCTGTAACTGAGAGTCACAGTCAATGGAAGGACTTAATAACAAAATGCAGGTGGTACTGTAAAGGTGATGACTAGCTGAGATGCCATTTGGCAGTTCATTGAATGTTGCTCTTACCTTCTCCAGCCTACACACTAAATACATGGAagcagaaaaccaaacaaaattttCAGAATTCCTCCTGCTGGGCCTCTCAGAGGATCCTGAACTTCAGCCCCTCTTCTTTGCACTCTTCCTGTCTATGTACCTGGTCGCTGTGCTTGGGAACCTACTCATCATACTGGCGGTTACCTCTGACCctcacctccacacccccatgtacttcttcctctccaacctgtCCTTTGTTGACATCTGTTTCGTTACTACCACGGtcccaaagatgctggtgaacatcCAGACACAGAACAAACACATTTCGTACATAGGATGCCTCATTCAGGAGTATTTCTTCATGATTTTTGCTGGACTGGACAATTTCCTCCTGACcatgatggcctatgaccgattTGTGGCCATCTGTCACCCCCTGCACTATACAGTCATCATGAGCCCCCGGTTCTGTGTCTTGTTGGTTCTGGTGTCTTGGGTCATCTTTTTCTGGGTCTCCCTGCTTCATATTGTCTTGATCACACGGCTGAACTTCTGTACAGACACTGAAATACCACATTTTTTCTGTGAACTGACTCAGACTATCCAAGTGGCCTGTTCTGATACCCACATCAATTATGTCTTCTTGTATGTGTTGACTGCCCTGCTGGGTGTGTTTCCCCTCTCAGGGATCCTCTTCTCTTACTCTCAGATTGTCTCCTCCTTAATGAAGATGTCCTCTGCTGGGGGCAAGTATAAGGCATTTTccacctgtgggtctcacctATCCGTGGTTTCTTTGTTCTATGGGACAGGTCTTGGggttttcctcagttctgctgtgACCCATTCTTCCCAGAGAAGCTCTGTTGCCTCAGTGATGTACACTGTGGTCACGCCCATGCTGAACCCCTTCATATACAGCCTAAGGAATAAGGATGTGAAGGGAGCCCTGGGAAGGCTTCTCTGTAGAGCAGCTTTTTGTCCATGATAATGGCCACTGGCCTCAGGGCTAAATGGGCTTCACAGTCCCCAAAGCCAAATATCATGAATTTAAatatcccaattttttttttcttcctcagaagACATGCACCGTTTCTTCCAATCCCAAAGCAACTATAATTGGCCTTCTACTTGTTATTGTACCGTTTTGACTTAGTAATTTTTTTTGACTCTTCTTTCCTGTGTGCTGTCCATAAAGTTCTTTCTTTGATCAGCTTTCTTAGAGCCATTCCTAGAAAATCCAACCTTAGATTGACATCATTTATCTTGTTAAGTGCAGACATGATTTTCCCAAAAGTTAATCTCTCAACCATTGATGCATTTCACCTTCATTTGGTTATGCATGTGTTTTTCCCtgaacaaaataaaatcaaaatcatACAACAGTCATCACAAACTGCTTTCCCCATCTGGACTGTCGTTACTGCTTTACACATATGATTTCGTTTAACCATGGCAATATTTCTTTGAGCTATATTCTCATTCACCCCATTTTTCAGAGAAGAGTCTGAGATTGGGATGGTTTCAAACTGGCAACCATACTTTGCTATCCTACTTTGTATAAGAACAATGATGTGGTTTTCAAGTTCAAGGGTGGTAATCTAGATTTGATAGATGGTTTTTGCAGATGATTCATAGTAA
This region includes:
- the LOC135230863 gene encoding olfactory receptor 7D4-like; translated protein: MPFGSSLNVALTFSSLHTKYMEAENQTKFSEFLLLGLSEDPELQPLFFALFLSMYLVAVLGNLLIILAVTSDPHLHTPMYFFLSNLSFVDICFVTTTVPKMLVNIQTQNKHISYIGCLIQEYFFMIFAGLDNFLLTMMAYDRFVAICHPLHYTVIMSPRFCVLLVLVSWVIFFWVSLLHIVLITRLNFCTDTEIPHFFCELTQTIQVACSDTHINYVFLYVLTALLGVFPLSGILFSYSQIVSSLMKMSSAGGKYKAFSTCGSHLSVVSLFYGTGLGVFLSSAVTHSSQRSSVASVMYTVVTPMLNPFIYSLRNKDVKGALGRLLCRAAFCP